A genomic window from Micromonospora ferruginea includes:
- a CDS encoding SigB/SigF/SigG family RNA polymerase sigma factor: MTTMTMAPSVTEVHRAPQTGAENRAGELIAALAELPADHPRRAALRNQVIEAWLPLANHLAARYSGRGEPAGDLAQTAALGLIKAVDRFDASRGVDFAGFAIPTILGEIKRHFRDRTWNIRVPRRLQELRLRISEANSSLTQTLNRAPTVADIAAHLDVTEEEVLEGLEGARAYNAVSLSTPIGDGDSATELGDTLGTEDNEYELADLRASLGPALATLDEREQKILTLRFYGNLTQSEIATRVGVSQMHVSRLLARALTKLRGQLTEA; encoded by the coding sequence ATGACCACGATGACCATGGCACCGTCCGTCACCGAGGTGCACCGCGCGCCGCAGACCGGTGCGGAGAACCGTGCCGGCGAGCTGATCGCGGCGCTCGCCGAACTGCCGGCGGACCACCCGCGGCGGGCCGCCCTGCGTAACCAGGTCATCGAGGCGTGGCTGCCGCTGGCCAACCACCTGGCCGCCCGCTACAGCGGTCGCGGCGAGCCGGCCGGCGACCTCGCGCAGACCGCGGCGCTGGGCCTCATCAAGGCGGTGGACCGGTTCGACGCCTCGCGCGGCGTCGACTTCGCCGGCTTCGCCATCCCGACCATCCTCGGCGAGATCAAGCGCCACTTCCGCGACCGCACCTGGAACATCCGGGTGCCGCGTCGCCTCCAGGAGCTGCGGCTGCGCATCTCCGAGGCGAACAGTTCGCTGACCCAGACGCTCAACCGGGCGCCCACCGTCGCCGACATCGCCGCCCACCTCGACGTCACCGAGGAAGAGGTGCTGGAGGGCCTGGAGGGTGCCCGCGCCTACAACGCGGTCTCGCTCTCCACCCCGATCGGCGACGGCGACAGCGCCACCGAGCTGGGCGACACGCTCGGCACCGAGGACAACGAGTACGAGCTGGCCGACCTGCGCGCCTCGCTGGGCCCGGCGCTGGCCACGCTCGACGAGCGGGAGCAGAAGATCCTCACGCTCCGCTTCTACGGCAACCTGACCCAGAGCGAGATCGCCACCCGGGTCGGCGTCTCCCAGATGCACGTGTCGCGGCTGCTCGCCCGCGCGCTCACCAAGCTCCGCGGCCAGCTCACCGAGGCCTGA
- a CDS encoding GerMN domain-containing protein, whose protein sequence is MTARRLLPALLAAVLLAGCGVPVDDEPRLVREPPGRFPTPAGTSTADPDGRVGEPFCFVRDEGLAVVNRRVDGLPGVDAHLQHLLAGPDSAERRSGLATALPGTVVVAGATLTGGVATVDVRQAGQEAGRNDEVLAFGQIVCSLTQRPDVDSVAFRRDGQPLEVPRADGSVSALPLTAADYRPLMPR, encoded by the coding sequence GTGACGGCGCGGCGGCTGCTCCCGGCGTTGCTCGCGGCCGTCCTGCTGGCCGGGTGCGGCGTCCCGGTCGACGACGAGCCACGGTTGGTGCGGGAGCCGCCCGGCCGGTTCCCGACGCCGGCGGGCACCTCGACCGCCGACCCGGACGGGCGGGTGGGTGAGCCGTTCTGCTTCGTCCGGGACGAGGGGCTGGCGGTGGTCAACCGCCGGGTCGACGGCCTGCCGGGGGTGGACGCCCACCTGCAGCACCTGCTGGCCGGGCCGGACAGCGCGGAGCGGCGCAGCGGGCTGGCCACCGCGCTGCCGGGCACCGTGGTGGTGGCCGGGGCGACGCTGACCGGCGGCGTCGCCACCGTCGACGTGCGGCAGGCCGGGCAGGAGGCCGGCCGTAACGACGAGGTGCTCGCCTTCGGCCAGATCGTGTGCAGCCTCACCCAGCGGCCGGACGTGGACAGCGTGGCGTTCCGGCGCGACGGGCAGCCGTTGGAGGTGCCGCGCGCGGACGGCAGCGTCTCGGCGCTGCCGCTCACCGCCGCCGACTATCGGCCGTTGATGCCCCGCTGA
- a CDS encoding sensor histidine kinase, which translates to MSRPGLRARVTAAFAVGALLLAALMALFSYDLTRRSLLDERERAAVRAAYYDAAVVRSGLDTGTPDVVAVLRSLDTGSARRPLLHLRTGWYARTADVGASSVPVELQRVVAEGQPAVQRIRLDGQPTLLVGVPLPGELGYYELTSLREVEDTFQVVGLALTAVAIMVAGAGAALGWYATRNSLRPLTAVADAAERIAAGDFATRLDPTTDPDLTRLSTSFNEMVDKLVQRIDRDRRFAADVSHELRSPLQTLAAAASVLNRRKEHQDERTATAAGLVADEVARFQRLVDDLIQLARTEQPAHRETVDVAELARAACRERSLPESLVRVGDGVPHEWWVDRRRLAQILLNLLENAERYGGGPVAVRLDVVDGAGVLAVDDEGPGVPAADREAIFDRFVRGRAAHARAGTDGTGLGLALVAQHAAAHGGTAAVRDRNPGARFRVELPGALR; encoded by the coding sequence ATGAGCCGACCGGGACTACGGGCCAGGGTCACCGCCGCGTTCGCCGTCGGGGCGCTCCTGCTGGCCGCGCTGATGGCCCTCTTCTCGTACGACCTGACCCGCCGCTCGCTGCTCGACGAGCGTGAGCGCGCCGCGGTCCGGGCCGCCTACTACGACGCCGCCGTGGTCCGTTCCGGCCTGGACACCGGCACCCCGGACGTGGTGGCCGTGCTGCGCTCGCTGGACACCGGCAGCGCCCGGCGTCCGCTGCTGCACCTGCGCACCGGCTGGTACGCCCGCACCGCCGACGTGGGCGCCAGCTCGGTGCCGGTGGAGCTGCAGCGGGTGGTGGCCGAGGGGCAGCCCGCCGTGCAGCGGATCCGCCTCGACGGGCAGCCGACGCTGCTGGTCGGCGTGCCGCTCCCGGGTGAGCTGGGCTACTACGAGCTGACCTCGCTGCGCGAGGTGGAGGACACGTTCCAGGTGGTCGGGCTGGCGCTCACCGCGGTCGCGATCATGGTGGCCGGCGCCGGCGCGGCGCTGGGCTGGTACGCCACCCGTAACAGCCTCCGGCCGCTCACCGCGGTGGCCGACGCCGCCGAGCGGATCGCGGCCGGCGACTTCGCGACCCGGCTCGACCCGACCACCGACCCCGACCTGACCCGGCTGTCCACCTCGTTCAACGAGATGGTGGACAAGCTGGTGCAGCGGATCGACCGGGACCGCCGCTTCGCCGCCGACGTCAGCCACGAGCTGCGCTCCCCGCTGCAGACGCTTGCGGCGGCCGCCAGCGTGCTGAACCGCCGCAAGGAGCACCAGGACGAGCGCACCGCCACCGCGGCGGGCCTGGTCGCCGACGAGGTGGCCCGCTTCCAGCGCCTGGTCGACGACCTGATCCAGCTCGCCCGCACCGAGCAGCCCGCGCACCGCGAGACGGTGGACGTGGCCGAGCTGGCGCGGGCCGCCTGCCGGGAGCGGTCACTGCCGGAGAGCCTGGTGCGGGTCGGCGACGGGGTCCCGCACGAGTGGTGGGTCGACCGGCGTCGGTTGGCCCAGATCCTGCTGAACCTGCTGGAGAACGCGGAGCGCTACGGCGGCGGCCCGGTCGCCGTCCGCCTCGACGTGGTGGACGGTGCGGGTGTGCTGGCGGTCGACGACGAGGGGCCGGGCGTGCCGGCGGCGGACCGGGAGGCGATCTTCGATCGGTTCGTCCGGGGCCGGGCGGCGCACGCCCGGGCCGGCACCGACGGCACCGGCCTGGGGCTCGCCCTGGTGGCCCAGCACGCGGCGGCGCACGGCGGCACGGCCGCCGTGCGGGACCGCAACCCGGGCGCGCGCTTCCGGGTCGAACTGCCGGGGGCGCTGCGGTGA
- a CDS encoding response regulator transcription factor, whose translation MTAVLVIEDDDRIRLALQLALEEEGYDADGAATAEEGLRRQRENPADYVLVDLMLPGMNGFDCIRQLRRDDDVPVVVISARDDTHDIVAALEAGADDYVVKPVAIKELSARLRALRRRVRTVAGPAPAQFFGDLEISAEAGEVRRSGEPVPVTRTEFRLLCELAEHAGRVLSRQQLLSRVWGYETGDERLVDVHVGRLRQKIESDPANPRHLVTLRGLGYKLQR comes from the coding sequence ATGACGGCCGTACTGGTGATCGAGGACGACGACCGCATCCGGCTCGCGCTACAGCTCGCCCTGGAGGAGGAGGGCTACGACGCCGACGGGGCGGCGACCGCGGAGGAGGGGCTGCGCCGGCAGCGGGAGAACCCGGCCGACTACGTGCTGGTCGACCTGATGCTGCCCGGGATGAACGGTTTCGACTGCATCCGCCAGCTCCGCCGCGACGACGACGTCCCGGTCGTGGTGATCAGCGCCCGCGACGACACCCACGACATCGTCGCCGCGCTGGAGGCCGGCGCCGACGACTACGTGGTCAAGCCGGTCGCGATCAAGGAGCTGTCCGCCCGGCTGCGGGCCCTGCGCCGACGGGTCCGCACCGTAGCCGGCCCCGCGCCCGCCCAGTTCTTCGGCGACCTGGAGATCAGCGCCGAGGCCGGCGAGGTCCGCCGCTCGGGCGAACCGGTGCCGGTGACCCGCACCGAGTTCCGCCTGCTCTGCGAGCTGGCCGAGCACGCCGGCCGGGTGCTGTCCCGCCAGCAGTTGCTGAGCCGGGTGTGGGGCTACGAGACCGGCGACGAGCGGCTGGTCGACGTGCACGTGGGGCGGCTGCGTCAGAAGATCGAGTCGGACCCGGCCAACCCCCGTCACCTGGTCACCCTGCGTGGCCTCGGTTACAAGCTGCAACGATGA